The Syntrophales bacterium genome has a window encoding:
- a CDS encoding exonuclease SbcCD subunit D C-terminal domain-containing protein has protein sequence MKILHTSDWHIGRTLYGRKRYEEFEAFLNWLAGLIDDEDIDVLLVAGDVFDNSTPSNRAQELYYRFLCRVAASPKRHVVVTAGNHDSPSFLNAPKELLKFLNVHVVGSASDSPEDELIVLPGPDQEPALIVCAVPYLRDRDIRTAEAGESVEDKERKIIEGIRTHYRTVCELAEQTRDLLKKPVPIVAMGHLFAAGGETIDGDGVRELYIGSLAQVRRDVFPECIDYVALGHLHIPQRVGGSDFIRYAGSPLPIGFGEAGQKKSVVLVEFSSNAPIVTNISVPRFQELKTLHGDWQTIARNIDILKSEGSNAWLEIVYDGDEIAGDLRERLDEAIEKTGLEILRVKNIRVLERALSGMDAEETLDDLDVTDVFTRCLESHEIPDDQRPVLLSAYREIIVTLNEADPMAE, from the coding sequence ATGAAAATACTACACACATCCGACTGGCACATTGGCCGTACCCTATATGGTCGCAAGCGATACGAGGAGTTCGAAGCATTCCTGAACTGGCTGGCCGGTCTTATTGATGACGAAGATATAGATGTGCTGCTTGTGGCAGGGGACGTGTTTGACAACAGCACCCCAAGCAATCGTGCACAGGAACTCTATTACCGGTTCCTCTGCCGCGTAGCTGCCTCACCAAAACGCCATGTGGTGGTGACGGCAGGGAATCATGATTCGCCGTCTTTCTTGAATGCGCCCAAGGAGCTTCTGAAATTTCTGAATGTCCATGTCGTGGGAAGCGCATCCGACTCTCCGGAGGATGAACTGATCGTGCTGCCCGGGCCGGACCAGGAGCCCGCTCTTATTGTCTGCGCCGTCCCGTATCTCAGAGACCGCGATATACGCACGGCTGAAGCCGGAGAGAGCGTTGAGGACAAGGAACGGAAGATCATCGAGGGAATCAGGACTCATTACCGGACGGTCTGTGAATTGGCCGAACAGACGCGCGATCTGCTGAAAAAGCCTGTCCCGATCGTCGCCATGGGACATTTGTTTGCCGCGGGCGGCGAGACCATCGACGGTGACGGGGTGCGTGAACTGTATATCGGCTCTCTTGCGCAAGTCAGAAGGGATGTGTTCCCCGAATGTATCGACTACGTTGCACTCGGGCATCTTCATATTCCGCAAAGGGTTGGCGGTTCTGATTTTATACGCTATGCGGGTTCACCTCTTCCCATTGGCTTCGGGGAAGCCGGGCAGAAAAAGAGCGTGGTCCTTGTGGAGTTTTCGAGCAATGCACCCATTGTCACAAATATTTCAGTGCCCCGATTCCAGGAATTGAAGACTCTGCACGGGGATTGGCAAACTATTGCACGGAACATCGACATATTGAAGTCCGAGGGAAGCAATGCCTGGCTGGAGATCGTATATGATGGAGACGAGATAGCCGGTGATTTACGCGAGCGGTTGGATGAGGCAATCGAAAAAACCGGCTTGGAGATCCTCCGCGTTAAGAACATCCGTGTGCTGGAACGGGCTCTGAGTGGGATGGATGCGGAAGAAACACTCGATGATCTGGACGTAACGGACGTGTTCACGCGCTGCCTGGAATCGCATGAAATACCAGACGATCAGCGCCCGGTGCTTTTGAGCGCATATCGGGAAATCATTGTAACTCTGAACGAAGCGGACCCGATGGCTGAATAG
- a CDS encoding J domain-containing protein — MNSFNEDPYVILGLLPGASEKKIRKAYRRLAKRYHPDKNPDDPEAEKKFKQVQRAYERLRQDENLKDVRAGAGQKRKPSGDSADPFFSFFTAMKSHYSKWKEGK; from the coding sequence ATGAATTCTTTCAACGAAGACCCTTATGTGATTCTTGGCCTTTTACCGGGCGCGTCAGAAAAAAAGATCAGGAAGGCTTACCGCCGTCTTGCCAAGAGATACCATCCGGACAAGAACCCGGATGACCCTGAGGCGGAAAAGAAATTCAAACAGGTACAGCGGGCATACGAGAGACTAAGGCAGGATGAGAACCTAAAGGATGTTCGAGCAGGCGCCGGCCAGAAGCGGAAGCCCTCCGGGGATTCAGCAGATCCATTTTTCAGCTTCTTTACGGCCATGAAGTCTCATTACTCGAAGTGGAAAGAGGGTAAGTGA